Proteins from a single region of Desulfovibrio sp. X2:
- a CDS encoding sigma-54 dependent transcriptional regulator, translating to MAKILLVDDHEVFCLTFSEMIRRLGHDCDTSLSLGEAEKAIGRTCYDMVFLDVSLPDGNGLDFIAQVLNTECKPEVTVLTANGDKGSAERALRAGAWDYLLKPIRFRELQVLLERTLRLRDSKKSLRNDKQFERSSIVGNSPQLEKCLDQVAIAAQGGGNILITGETGTGKELFARAIHQNSARAGREFIVVDCTNLPRTLAESLLFGHEKGSFTGAQEAREGLFKQADGGTIFLDEIGDLDLDIQKSLLRVLQEKKFRPLSSKREISSDFRLIAATNRDLEEMVRQGRFRSDLYYRLRTHVIKLPALRERAGDIPLLIDYYVEKTCANQSIPAKKASQDFLDVLLRYDWPGNVRELANVVYSSVHNAIYDDVLNPYHFPIEIRMFVAAGKIEASDDAAPRERAREKAPLAVYAPGSCQLQKLRDVRKVTINSMEEMYLKELVGICGSSVRKACKMSGLSRARLYELLQKHNISLKGR from the coding sequence ATGGCGAAAATTCTTCTGGTCGACGACCATGAAGTCTTCTGTCTGACATTCTCGGAGATGATACGGCGTCTCGGGCACGACTGCGACACGTCCCTCTCGCTCGGGGAGGCCGAGAAGGCCATAGGCCGGACGTGCTACGATATGGTTTTCCTGGACGTCTCCCTGCCCGACGGGAACGGACTCGACTTCATCGCCCAGGTGCTGAACACGGAATGCAAGCCCGAGGTCACGGTGCTCACGGCCAACGGCGACAAAGGCTCGGCCGAGCGCGCCCTGCGCGCGGGCGCCTGGGACTACCTGCTGAAGCCCATCCGCTTCCGCGAGCTGCAGGTGCTGCTCGAGCGGACGCTCAGGCTGCGCGACTCCAAGAAGTCGCTGCGCAACGACAAGCAGTTCGAGCGCAGCTCCATCGTGGGCAACAGCCCGCAGCTCGAGAAGTGCCTGGACCAGGTGGCCATCGCCGCGCAGGGCGGGGGCAACATCCTGATCACCGGCGAGACCGGCACGGGCAAGGAGCTCTTCGCCCGGGCCATCCACCAGAACAGCGCGCGCGCCGGGCGCGAGTTCATCGTCGTGGACTGCACCAACCTGCCGCGGACCCTGGCCGAGAGCCTGCTCTTCGGCCATGAGAAGGGCTCCTTCACCGGCGCCCAGGAGGCGCGGGAAGGGCTCTTCAAGCAGGCGGACGGCGGGACGATCTTCCTCGACGAGATCGGCGACCTGGACCTGGACATCCAGAAGTCGCTCCTGCGCGTGCTGCAGGAGAAGAAGTTCAGGCCGCTCAGCTCCAAGCGGGAGATCTCGAGCGACTTCCGGCTCATCGCGGCCACCAACCGCGACCTGGAGGAGATGGTCCGGCAGGGCAGGTTCCGCAGCGACCTCTACTACCGGCTGCGCACCCACGTCATCAAGCTGCCCGCGCTGCGCGAGCGCGCGGGCGACATCCCCCTGCTCATCGACTACTACGTGGAGAAGACCTGCGCCAACCAGTCCATTCCCGCGAAGAAGGCCTCGCAGGACTTCCTGGACGTGCTGCTGCGCTACGACTGGCCGGGCAACGTGCGCGAGCTGGCCAACGTGGTCTACAGCTCGGTGCACAACGCCATCTACGACGACGTCCTGAACCCCTACCACTTCCCCATCGAGATCCGCATGTTCGTGGCCGCGGGCAAGATCGAGGCCAGCGACGACGCGGCCCCGCGGGAGCGCGCCAGGGAAAAGGCCCCCCTGGCCGTGTACGCGCCGGGGAGCTGCCAGCTGCAGAAGCTGCGCGACGTGCGCAAGGTGACCATCAATTCCATGGAGGAAATGTACCTCAAGGAGCTGGTGGGGATCTGCGGCAGCTCGGTGCGCAAGGCCTGCAAGATGTCCGGCCTTTCCAGAGCCAGGCTCTACGAACTGCTCCAGAAACACAACATCTCCCTCAAGGGCCGCTGA
- a CDS encoding diguanylate cyclase: MPAGTFAFPQGIMPFVRQKRQDSAASVRDLMLPASTLPSVERSVAVFEGMRVLSLGNADYVLVFADGRPQGILMGEDFSRLVEAGCDLWRTPVGRVMRKCPPSVAPDEDLQEVSRLIAHNESRLALVTDRDGTLLGTVERAAVEEELARAGEGSGTGLDACALRILDELADTGVVVADERNTIVYFNQTVQGMFPEGLGIRKGALLDEASLAALVSAERMGEMRERLSRGTSYEFSTEVSLADSRLILNCTALPLRDETGRAGSVLLLRDVTRQVEELRAMRRLALRDHLTGLPNRAIFMERLEKEIKRAGRYGGSFAVMLVDLDNFKEINDEHGHIIGDVVLKAIGKRLTRALRDSDTVARFGGDEFTLVLPEVADDESARAIIGKIDAEIALPVRARNLGLAVGVSVGYAIYPRDGATGDELISLADMRMYEAKRQRKGQGNGR, from the coding sequence GTGCCCGCAGGCACCTTCGCCTTTCCCCAGGGGATCATGCCCTTCGTCCGCCAGAAGCGGCAGGACAGCGCCGCGTCCGTGCGCGACCTCATGCTCCCGGCCTCCACGCTTCCGAGCGTGGAGCGCTCCGTCGCGGTCTTCGAGGGCATGCGCGTCCTCTCCCTGGGCAATGCGGACTACGTGCTCGTCTTCGCGGACGGCCGCCCGCAGGGCATCCTCATGGGCGAGGATTTCTCGCGCCTGGTCGAGGCGGGCTGCGACCTCTGGCGCACGCCGGTGGGCCGCGTGATGCGCAAGTGCCCGCCGAGCGTCGCGCCGGACGAGGATCTGCAGGAGGTCTCGCGCCTGATCGCGCACAACGAATCCAGGCTGGCCCTGGTCACGGACCGCGACGGCACGCTGCTCGGCACCGTGGAGCGCGCCGCGGTGGAGGAGGAGCTGGCGCGCGCCGGGGAGGGCTCGGGGACGGGGCTGGATGCCTGCGCCCTGCGCATCCTGGACGAGCTCGCGGACACCGGAGTGGTGGTCGCGGACGAGCGCAACACCATCGTCTACTTCAACCAGACAGTGCAGGGCATGTTCCCGGAGGGGCTCGGCATCCGCAAGGGAGCGCTGCTCGACGAGGCGAGCCTGGCGGCGCTCGTGAGCGCCGAGCGCATGGGCGAGATGCGCGAGCGGCTGAGCCGGGGCACGTCCTACGAATTCTCGACCGAGGTCTCGCTCGCGGACTCCCGGCTGATCCTCAACTGCACCGCCCTGCCCCTGCGCGACGAGACCGGCCGCGCGGGCTCCGTGCTCCTGCTGCGCGACGTGACGCGACAGGTGGAGGAGCTTCGGGCCATGCGCCGCCTGGCGCTGCGCGACCACCTCACCGGGCTTCCCAACCGGGCCATCTTCATGGAGCGGCTGGAGAAGGAGATCAAGCGCGCCGGACGCTACGGCGGCAGCTTCGCGGTCATGCTCGTGGACCTGGACAACTTCAAGGAGATCAACGACGAGCACGGCCACATCATCGGCGACGTGGTGCTCAAGGCCATCGGCAAGCGGCTCACGCGGGCGCTGCGCGACTCGGACACCGTGGCCCGCTTCGGCGGCGACGAGTTCACCCTGGTCCTGCCCGAAGTCGCCGACGACGAGTCGGCCAGGGCCATCATCGGGAAGATCGACGCGGAGATCGCGCTGCCCGTGAGGGCCAGGAACCTCGGGCTCGCCGTGGGGGTCAGCGTGGGCTACGCCATCTACCCCCGGGACGGCGCCACGGGCGACGAGTTGATTTCCTTGGCCGACATGCGCATGTATGAGGCGAAGCGCCAAAGGAAAGGGCAGGGGAACGGACGGTGA
- a CDS encoding FIST signal transduction protein, translating to MRDPDFTVAVGHSFTADHDAAVEAVLRACARRLAGRRPSAGLVFASYATMDYGRMLRRIMAEYPGLELVGCAAAGEMSERGMRTGSLLLVLFASDTVRFFSGLGENVSQDPGLALRQASMGWDGAAGPGDVLLPFFDGVRCTGCDMESLFAAAGLGQASVFGGFSGDFLKTHGAVLFHKSRVAADAVAVLGMSGVDVSHGLGSGWVPVGADMSGLAAEGGRLSRIDGERVRDLYRSHIGEDLDMAPYFPLVIRSKASGAVYTRSAAALDPEDGHGDFQGGFPGADLTASFGVIGRREIVLSSEKAAITALQSREQGRTCFALAISCGVRKDILGQSCDAELEALRGALPPDVPLAGVYLTAQVAPLPGVARSFVHNNSFSLVLFQLRNGEKER from the coding sequence GTGAGGGACCCGGATTTCACGGTCGCGGTAGGGCACAGCTTCACCGCCGACCACGACGCCGCGGTGGAGGCGGTGCTGCGCGCCTGCGCCAGGCGTCTGGCCGGGCGTCGGCCGTCGGCCGGGCTCGTCTTCGCCTCGTACGCGACCATGGACTACGGCCGCATGCTGCGCCGCATCATGGCCGAGTACCCCGGGCTCGAACTCGTGGGCTGCGCCGCGGCGGGCGAGATGTCCGAGCGCGGCATGCGCACGGGCTCGCTGCTCCTCGTCCTCTTCGCCTCGGACACGGTGCGCTTCTTCTCCGGCCTGGGCGAGAACGTCTCGCAGGACCCGGGCCTGGCCCTGCGCCAGGCGAGCATGGGCTGGGACGGGGCGGCCGGGCCGGGGGACGTGCTCCTGCCGTTCTTCGACGGCGTGCGCTGCACCGGCTGCGACATGGAGTCCCTGTTCGCGGCCGCGGGCCTCGGGCAGGCCTCGGTCTTCGGCGGCTTCTCGGGCGATTTCCTGAAGACGCACGGCGCGGTCCTCTTCCACAAGAGCCGCGTGGCCGCGGACGCGGTGGCCGTGCTCGGCATGTCCGGCGTCGATGTCTCGCACGGCCTGGGCAGCGGCTGGGTGCCGGTGGGCGCGGACATGTCCGGCCTCGCGGCCGAGGGCGGCAGGCTTTCGCGCATCGACGGCGAGCGCGTCCGGGACCTGTACCGGTCGCACATCGGCGAGGACCTGGACATGGCCCCCTATTTCCCCCTGGTGATCCGCAGCAAGGCCTCCGGGGCCGTCTACACCCGCTCGGCGGCGGCCCTGGACCCCGAGGACGGCCACGGCGACTTCCAGGGGGGCTTCCCCGGGGCCGACCTCACGGCCAGCTTCGGGGTCATCGGCAGGCGCGAGATCGTGCTTTCCAGCGAGAAAGCCGCGATCACGGCCCTGCAGTCGCGGGAACAGGGGCGGACCTGCTTCGCCCTGGCCATCTCCTGCGGCGTGCGCAAGGACATTCTGGGCCAGAGCTGCGACGCCGAGCTCGAGGCCCTGCGCGGGGCCCTGCCGCCGGACGTGCCGCTGGCCGGGGTCTATCTCACGGCCCAGGTGGCGCCCCTGCCCGGGGTCGCGCGCTCTTTCGTGCACAACAATTCGTTCAGTCTCGTGCTCTTCCAGCTGCGAAACGGGGAGAAGGAGAGATGA
- the prsR gene encoding PEP-CTERM-box response regulator transcription factor, translating into MDNLLIVDDNEDVLTQLKWGLASESFNLHFAKNVDEALAQFRKVQPGVVTLDLGLPPHTDSSVEGFRCLVEMLKAGTSAKIIVITGNDERENALNAIKTGAYDFFRKPIDLDELRVIVRRAFHLHAIEREGRERGGANAAPLEDCGIVGSCRAMRNILALIDKVAASDVPILISGESGTGKELVARAIHAKSLRRKGPMVSINCGAIPENLLESEFFGHEKGAFTGAVSTVQGKVEYADNGTLFLDEIGELPVNLQVKILRFLQEMVIQRVGGRKDITVNVRIIAATNVDIPRAIEAGQFREDLYYRISVVNIHLPPLRERGEDVRMIADHFLRRISSEVGKELTGFTPEALAFLESYTWPGNIRELENKVRRAVVLANSSRVSAEDLGFGTGNGQDDSFLLTDKTLKEARAMIEKKMVLAALTKFEGNIVKASEALGISRPTMYDLLKKHEIEN; encoded by the coding sequence ATGGACAACCTGCTGATCGTGGACGACAACGAGGACGTGCTTACCCAGCTCAAGTGGGGGCTGGCCTCGGAATCGTTCAATCTTCATTTCGCCAAGAACGTGGACGAAGCCCTGGCGCAGTTCAGGAAGGTCCAGCCCGGCGTGGTCACGCTGGACCTGGGGCTGCCCCCGCACACGGACAGTTCGGTGGAGGGCTTCCGCTGCCTCGTGGAGATGCTGAAGGCCGGGACCTCGGCCAAGATCATCGTCATCACCGGCAACGACGAGCGCGAGAACGCCCTGAACGCCATCAAGACCGGGGCCTACGACTTCTTCAGGAAGCCCATCGACCTCGACGAGCTGCGGGTCATCGTGCGCCGCGCCTTCCACCTGCACGCCATCGAGCGCGAGGGGCGCGAGCGCGGCGGCGCTAATGCCGCGCCGCTGGAAGACTGCGGCATCGTGGGCTCGTGCCGGGCCATGCGCAACATCCTGGCGCTCATCGACAAGGTCGCGGCCTCGGACGTGCCCATCCTCATCTCGGGCGAGTCCGGCACGGGCAAGGAGCTCGTGGCCCGGGCCATCCACGCCAAGAGCCTCAGGCGCAAGGGGCCCATGGTCTCCATCAACTGCGGCGCCATCCCCGAGAACCTGCTCGAGTCGGAGTTCTTCGGCCACGAGAAGGGCGCCTTCACGGGCGCCGTCTCCACGGTGCAGGGCAAGGTGGAGTATGCGGACAACGGCACGCTCTTCCTGGACGAGATCGGCGAGCTGCCGGTGAATCTCCAGGTCAAGATCCTGCGCTTCCTGCAGGAGATGGTCATCCAGCGCGTGGGCGGCCGCAAGGACATCACGGTCAACGTGCGCATCATCGCGGCCACCAACGTGGACATTCCGAGGGCCATCGAGGCCGGGCAGTTCCGCGAGGACCTCTACTACCGCATCAGCGTGGTCAACATCCATCTGCCGCCGCTGCGCGAGCGCGGCGAGGACGTGCGCATGATCGCGGACCACTTCCTGCGCCGCATCAGCAGCGAGGTGGGCAAGGAGCTCACCGGCTTCACGCCCGAGGCCCTGGCCTTCCTCGAGTCCTACACCTGGCCGGGCAACATCCGCGAGCTGGAGAACAAGGTGCGCCGCGCCGTGGTCCTGGCCAACTCCTCGCGCGTGAGCGCCGAGGACCTGGGCTTCGGCACCGGGAACGGGCAGGACGATTCCTTCCTGCTCACGGACAAGACCCTCAAGGAGGCCCGGGCCATGATCGAGAAGAAGATGGTCCTGGCCGCCCTGACCAAGTTCGAGGGCAACATCGTCAAGGCCTCCGAGGCGCTCGGCATCAGCCGTCCGACCATGTACGACCTGCTCAAGAAGCACGAGATCGAGAACTGA
- a CDS encoding PilZ domain-containing protein — protein MSNLHKKTSAERRAFRREHIILPAVIYIRDKGKKIGWYRAAKILNISFSGVCLQIDKNNVQGLLSESKTATDDFEILFSFTDTGLPVSFRCAAQRVEEKSGEYLIGASFSQTDPGSHSIMQRYLM, from the coding sequence ATGAGCAATCTTCACAAAAAGACCTCCGCGGAACGCCGCGCCTTCAGGCGCGAGCACATCATCCTCCCCGCAGTCATCTACATCCGGGACAAGGGGAAGAAGATCGGCTGGTACAGGGCGGCGAAGATATTGAACATATCCTTCTCCGGCGTCTGCCTGCAGATCGACAAAAACAACGTCCAGGGGCTGCTTTCGGAAAGCAAGACGGCCACGGACGACTTCGAGATCCTCTTCTCGTTCACCGACACCGGGCTTCCCGTGAGCTTCCGCTGCGCGGCCCAGCGTGTCGAGGAAAAGAGCGGCGAATACCTCATCGGCGCAAGCTTTTCCCAGACCGACCCGGGCAGCCACTCGATCATGCAGCGCTATCTCATGTAG
- a CDS encoding PAS domain-containing hybrid sensor histidine kinase/response regulator produces the protein MKHAKASSARKCSYKEMISSGRNSDIAGRYQNCLVSLLTKLRYDNQTTQQGLESLLGAMRAMRKRDGSFLPEWLGDEEGKGSAQAAALAAPQGRDYNLVFERMREGFAYHKVLYDEMGAPVDIEYVDANKAFEQQTGLRLCDVIGRRLSDIYPKVHLDGLEWIRLFGRLAAQGGHEQHEVYNEEADRWFLLSAFSSEKGYFAGLYVDITERKKAEERQRISSQRLQNALRIARTGSLEFDFQSGAQHSSEELHQIFGYPGKADFTITFQDIIQLVHEPDRAAFKALLDAAVASPTLVEGDFRFAKVTKEVIHVHATIHVERSESGRPLKLFSTYQDVTASRCLQDRLELSLREVIQANKAKSDFVATMSHEVRTPMNAIKGLVELLKETPLSTDQRKYIEIVGDSIDHLVGIMNEVLEYSRAETDSLEIARRPFAIREDLESTAMVIEGMARKKGLDFELAVVDSVPRTLVGDYGRIRQVLLNLASNAVKFTERGAVRIQVSAAPDLRDAEGGVSLRVDVTDTGIGISHDSIPCIFERFTRLQDGLCLNRQGAGLGLAICDSLVKKMGGLISVESSVGKGSTFSCIIPCGVQPEAAPRDEGFPAAQQQAAQAVGNLRILVAEDEPNSALLLKVFLSKNGHTVSVARDGREVLDILRETPCDILLLDLQMPSMDGLQVAKEIRSGSLGEETAGMPIIAITAHAFKDFEELCAEAGFDHFMTKPVRFKELLQAITMCMSKGAQAPGMAAGENFARGLVLNAAELDEQFGGDRQFESRIVASFLERDKINMGELCTHVDEADFAAAARVAHYMKSSFDTIFAERCSGLARKIENAAKEGDEAALKSLYPELVREDELLQDALIQRLAGTAPRSPAERAAASFSSVRYDPV, from the coding sequence ATGAAACACGCCAAGGCCTCCTCCGCGCGCAAATGCAGCTACAAGGAGATGATCTCCTCCGGGCGCAACTCGGACATCGCCGGGCGCTACCAGAACTGCCTCGTCTCCCTGCTGACCAAGCTGCGCTACGACAACCAGACCACGCAGCAGGGGCTCGAGTCCCTGCTGGGCGCCATGCGCGCCATGCGCAAGCGCGACGGCTCCTTCCTGCCCGAGTGGCTCGGCGACGAAGAGGGCAAGGGCTCCGCGCAGGCCGCGGCGCTGGCCGCGCCGCAGGGCCGCGACTACAATCTGGTCTTCGAGCGGATGCGCGAGGGGTTCGCCTATCACAAGGTCCTCTACGACGAGATGGGCGCGCCCGTGGACATCGAGTACGTGGACGCCAACAAGGCCTTCGAGCAGCAGACCGGGCTCAGGCTCTGCGACGTGATCGGCAGGCGCCTCTCGGACATCTATCCCAAGGTGCACCTGGACGGCCTGGAGTGGATCAGGCTCTTCGGCCGCCTGGCAGCGCAGGGCGGCCACGAGCAGCACGAGGTCTACAACGAGGAAGCGGACAGGTGGTTCCTGCTCTCGGCCTTCAGCTCGGAGAAGGGCTATTTCGCCGGACTCTACGTGGACATCACGGAGCGCAAGAAGGCCGAGGAGCGCCAGCGCATAAGCTCCCAGCGCCTGCAGAACGCCCTGCGCATCGCGCGCACCGGAAGCCTCGAGTTCGACTTCCAGTCCGGAGCGCAGCATTCCTCGGAAGAGCTGCACCAGATCTTCGGCTATCCCGGGAAGGCGGACTTCACCATCACCTTCCAGGACATCATCCAGCTCGTGCACGAGCCGGACCGCGCCGCCTTCAAGGCTCTGCTCGACGCCGCCGTGGCCTCCCCGACCCTCGTGGAGGGCGACTTCCGCTTCGCCAAGGTGACCAAGGAGGTCATCCACGTCCACGCCACGATCCACGTTGAGCGCAGCGAGAGCGGCAGGCCGCTCAAGCTCTTCAGCACCTACCAGGACGTGACCGCGAGCCGCTGCCTGCAGGACCGCCTGGAGCTCTCGCTCAGGGAGGTCATCCAGGCGAACAAGGCCAAGAGCGACTTCGTGGCCACCATGAGCCACGAGGTGCGCACGCCCATGAACGCCATCAAGGGGCTGGTGGAGCTTCTGAAGGAGACGCCGCTCTCCACGGACCAGCGCAAGTACATCGAGATCGTGGGCGACTCCATCGACCATCTCGTGGGCATCATGAACGAGGTCCTGGAGTACTCGCGCGCCGAGACCGACAGCCTGGAGATCGCGCGCCGTCCCTTCGCCATCCGCGAGGACCTGGAGAGCACGGCCATGGTCATCGAGGGCATGGCGCGCAAGAAGGGGCTCGACTTCGAGCTCGCGGTCGTGGATTCCGTGCCCAGGACCCTGGTGGGCGACTACGGCCGCATCCGGCAGGTGCTGCTGAACCTGGCGAGCAACGCGGTCAAGTTCACCGAGCGGGGCGCGGTGCGCATACAGGTCAGCGCCGCGCCGGACCTGCGCGATGCCGAGGGCGGGGTCTCCCTGCGCGTCGACGTCACGGACACGGGCATCGGCATCAGCCACGACAGCATCCCCTGCATCTTCGAGCGCTTCACGCGGCTGCAGGACGGGCTGTGCCTGAATCGCCAGGGCGCGGGGCTCGGGCTCGCCATCTGCGACAGCCTGGTCAAGAAGATGGGAGGGCTCATCAGCGTGGAGAGCTCGGTGGGCAAGGGCTCCACCTTCTCCTGCATCATCCCCTGCGGGGTGCAGCCGGAGGCCGCGCCCCGGGACGAAGGCTTCCCGGCGGCGCAGCAGCAGGCCGCGCAGGCGGTGGGGAATCTGCGCATCCTGGTGGCGGAGGACGAGCCCAACAGCGCGCTGCTGCTCAAGGTCTTCCTGAGCAAGAACGGGCACACGGTCAGCGTGGCCCGGGACGGGCGGGAGGTACTCGACATCCTGCGCGAGACCCCCTGCGACATCCTGCTCCTGGACCTGCAGATGCCCTCCATGGACGGCCTGCAGGTGGCCAAGGAGATCCGCTCCGGCTCGCTCGGCGAGGAGACGGCGGGCATGCCCATCATCGCCATCACCGCCCACGCCTTCAAGGACTTCGAGGAGCTCTGCGCCGAGGCGGGCTTCGACCATTTCATGACCAAGCCCGTGCGCTTCAAGGAGCTTCTGCAGGCCATCACCATGTGCATGAGCAAGGGCGCGCAGGCCCCGGGCATGGCCGCGGGCGAGAACTTTGCGCGCGGCCTGGTGCTCAACGCCGCGGAGCTCGACGAGCAGTTCGGCGGGGACAGGCAGTTCGAGAGCCGCATCGTGGCCTCGTTCCTCGAGCGCGACAAGATCAACATGGGTGAGCTCTGCACCCACGTGGACGAGGCGGACTTCGCCGCCGCGGCCAGGGTGGCGCACTACATGAAGAGCTCCTTCGACACCATCTTCGCCGAGCGCTGTTCCGGCCTCGCGCGCAAGATCGAGAACGCGGCCAAGGAGGGTGACGAAGCGGCGCTGAAGAGCCTCTATCCGGAGCTCGTCCGGGAGGACGAGCTGCTGCAGGACGCCCTGATCCAGCGCCTGGCCGGGACCGCGCCGCGGAGTCCGGCGGAGCGTGCCGCGGCGAGCTTTTCCTCGGTCCGGTACGACCCGGTCTGA
- a CDS encoding PilZ domain-containing protein, whose product MENTTREKNVQQSLIDAKTFEYLDRIARQVAESPDAVMRKALALYAGELGLGGGRQKERRRHLRAKVSFPAVLRVYLPDTIPLFYKGRVDDCSLSGIRVRIDSGGDGIYDNLNLARQFEIAFADAAGKQMISVKCDTSRVEYLDSVYICGEFRSVTAGDIGALSQLLPRQKD is encoded by the coding sequence ATGGAAAACACCACCCGGGAAAAAAACGTTCAGCAATCGCTGATAGATGCCAAAACGTTCGAATATCTGGACAGGATCGCCAGACAGGTCGCCGAGAGTCCCGACGCGGTCATGCGCAAGGCCCTGGCCCTGTACGCCGGAGAGCTCGGCCTAGGCGGCGGGCGGCAAAAGGAACGCCGCCGCCATCTGCGCGCCAAGGTCTCCTTCCCCGCTGTCCTGCGCGTCTACCTGCCGGACACCATCCCCCTCTTCTACAAGGGACGCGTGGACGACTGCTCGCTCAGCGGCATCCGCGTGCGCATAGACAGCGGCGGGGACGGCATCTACGACAACCTGAACCTGGCCAGGCAGTTCGAGATCGCCTTCGCGGACGCGGCGGGCAAGCAGATGATCTCGGTCAAGTGCGACACGAGCCGCGTGGAATACCTGGACAGCGTCTACATCTGCGGCGAGTTCAGGAGCGTGACCGCGGGCGACATCGGCGCCCTCAGCCAGCTTTTGCCGCGGCAGAAGGACTGA